In a single window of the Mus musculus strain WSB/EiJ chromosome 11 genomic patch of type NOVEL, GRCm38.p6 PATCHES WSB/EIJ_MMCHR11_CTG1 genome:
- the Ifi47 gene encoding interferon gamma inducible protein 47, translating to MDQFISAFLKGASENSFQQLAKEFLPQYSALISKAGGMLSPETLTGIHKALQEGNLSDVMIQIQKAISAAENAILEVAVIGQSGTGKSSFINALRGLGHEADESADVGTVETTMCKTPYQHPKYPKVIFWDLPGTGTPNFHADAYLDQVGFANYDFFIIISSSRFSLNDALLAQKIKDAGKKFYFVRTKVDSDLYNEQKAKPIAFKKEKVLQQIRDYCVTNLIKTGVTEPCIFLISNLDLGAFDFPKLEETLLKELPGHKRHMFALLLPNISDASIELKKHFLREKIWLEALKSAAVSFIPFMTFFKGFDLPEQEQCLKDYRSYFGLDDQSIKEIAEKLGAPLADIKGELKCLDFWSLVKDNSIIAQATSAAEAFCAVKGGPESSAFQALKVYYRRTQFLNIVVDDAKHLLRKIETVNVA from the coding sequence ATGGATCAGTTCATCTCAGCCTTCCTGAAGGGTGCTTCAGAAAATAGTTTCCAACAATTAGCTAAGGAGTTTCTGCCTCAGTACTCTGCATTAATCAGTAAGGCAGGAGGCATGCTCTCTCCAGAAACCCTCACTGGTATTCACAAAGCCCTCCAGGAGGGAAATCTCTCTGATGTCATGATCCAGATTCAGAAAGCAATTAGTGCTGCAGAGAATGCTATCCTGGAGGTGGCTGTGATCGGGCAGTCTGGGACTGGCAAGTCCAGTTTTATAAATGCCCTTCGAGGGCTGGGCCACGAAGCAGATGAATCCGCTGATGTTGGGACTGTGGAGACCACTATGTGTAAAACCCCCTATCAACATCCAAAATATCCCAAAGTGATCTTCTGGGACCTGCCTGGGACTGGGACACCCAATTTCCACGCAGACGCTTATCTAGACCAAGTGGGATTTGCCAACTATGACTTCTTCATCATCATTTCTTCTTCCCGCTTCAGCCTCAATGATGCTCTCCTGGCTCAGAAAATAAAGGATGCTGGGAAGAAGTTCTACTTTGTTAGAACCAAGGTGGATAGTGACTTATATAATGAACAGAAAGCCAAACCCATAGCTTTCAAGAAGGAGAAAGTCCTTCAGCAGATTCGAGACTACTGTGTGACTAATCTCATCAAAACTGGGGTGACTGAACCATGCATCTTCCTGATCTCCAACTTGGATCTGGGTGCGTTTGATTTCCCCAAGCTGGAGGAGACTCTGCTAAAGGAGCTCCCTGGGCACAAGCGTCATATGTTTGCCCTGCTCTTGCCCAATATCTCGGATGCTTCCATTGAGCTAAAGAAACATTTTCTTCGGGAGAAGATCTGGCTGGAGGCCTTGAAGTCAGCAGCTGTGAGCTTCATCCCCTTCATGACTTTCTTTAAGGGCTTTGATTTGCCTGAACAAGAACAGTGCTTGAAGGATTACCGAAGCTATTTTGGCTTGGATGATCAATCGATTAAAGAGATTGCTGAAAAATTGGGCGCACCCTTGGCAGACATCAAGGGGGAACTTAAGTGCTTGGATTTCTGGTCCCTTGTAAAGGATAACAGCATAATAGCGCAAGCTACGAGTGCTGCTGAAGCTTTTTGTGCTGTGAAAGGAGGCCCTGAATCTTCTGCCTTCCAGGCTTTAAAAGTCTATTATAGGCGCACACAGTTCCTTAACATAGTGGTTGACGATGCTAAACATCTCTTGAGAAAGATAGAAACAGTAAATGTTGCCTAG